In Solea senegalensis isolate Sse05_10M linkage group LG6, IFAPA_SoseM_1, whole genome shotgun sequence, one genomic interval encodes:
- the zdhhc5a gene encoding palmitoyltransferase ZDHHC5-A isoform X1: MPGGSSKSGGRGPSSSPLPHAVVPANRPLRPSRYVPVSAATFFLVGSTTLFFCFTCPWLSERFSVAVPIYNGVIFLFVLANFCMATFMDPGIFPRAEEDEDKEDDFRAPLYKTVEIRGIQVRMKWCSTCRFYRPPRCSHCSVCDNCVEDFDHHCPWVNNCIGRRNYRYFFLFLLSLTAHIMAVFGFGLLFILYHRQNIDRLHAIVTLAVMCVAGLFFIPVAGLTGFHIVLVARGRTTNEQVTGKFRGGVNPFTNGCVKNVSHVLCSSQAPRYLGRKKCVQSVCVQPPFLRPQLTDAQLAAKILDNGIQGELHRSRSSLEMMESQSCDAEPPPPPKPELRYPGITRGNTEECSLLNKAPPTPTMYKYRPTYSPGKNHTALTHAYANQLSRGESVGSTRDSSSSTSSLLQSSQQPGFRSQPSLDRRDTSSDRGGGGAERREGGRGVGGGGGGGGMPGYTLGGRSYPSFSDHTALSGVASRSSSSTHTSAGTAHISEATTSASFKSLANQTPPPHKASRNGSLSYDNLLAGDDFDKGVSAGSAAPEVSSGRPHTPAAGGYGTSYMSSQQRDADTLTQATQSPHHHHRTSHHHHHHHPFLHRSSSSPPPPPERDLQLGMRPLSANQTSAPASSTAPPPLHHHHHHSHHHHHHSHHHHHHSSSSSNTSHPPRYAPPHAPPHHAYPYRTRSTDVPLGSSSSTTTTTHPPPRSPHAPPLGKSLSYSSAAAAEMQYRLVRKASASAGANAAGVGGGGSGGMGGGGIQAPKDELIQMKPLSRTNGGQPFSPSSPSSCSTPSSPSHPLSMSTRPAVAYPSSALTQSPAHKPQGGGGGGVKKVTGVGGTTYEISV; the protein is encoded by the exons atgccgGGTGGCAGTAGTAAGAGTGGAGGGCGGGGTCCATCCTCGTCCCCCCTCCCCCACGCCGTGGTCCCGGCCAACAGACCGCTGCGACCGTCCCGTTACGTCCCCGTGTCGGCAGCCACTTTCTTCCTCGTTGGTTCCACGACgctcttcttttgttttac ATGTCCGTGGCTGTCGGAACGTTTCTCCGTCGCTGTGCCGATCTACAATGGAGTCATCTTCCTGTTTGTTCTGGCCAACTTCTGTATGGCCACATTCATGGATCCTGGTATCTTCCCAAGAG ccgaggaggacgaggacaaaGAGGACGATTTCCGCGCTCCCCTCTACAAGACAGTGGAGATCCGAGGGATTCAGGTCCGGATGAAGTGGTGTTCGACGTGTCGCTTCTACAGGCCGCCGCGCTGCTCTCACTGCTCCGTCTGTGACAACTGTGTCGAG GACTTTGACCACCACTGTCCGTGGGTGAACAACTGCATTGGCAGGAGGAACTACCGttacttcttcctcttcctgctctcaCTGACGGCTCACATCATGGCCGTGTTTGGCTTTggcctcctcttcatcctctacCATCGGCAGAACATCGACCGCCTACACGCCATCGTCAC TCTGGCTGTGATGTGCGTCGCAGGCCTGTTCTTCATCCCTGTCGCTGGCCTCACTGGTTTCCACATCGTGCTCGTGGCCAGAGGCAGGACGACGAATGAACAG GTAACGGGGAAATTCAGAGGAGGAGTTAACCCTTTCACCAATGGCTGTGTGAAGAATGTCTCCCATGTCCTCTGCAGCTCACAGGCTCCCAG GTACCTGGGCAGGAAGAAgtgtgtgcagagtgtgtgcgtgcagcctCCGTTCCTGCGGCCTCAGCTGACCGACGCCCAGCTGGCGGCAAAGATCCTGGACAACGGGATCCAGGGGGAGCTGCATCGG TCCAGGTCCAGTCTGGAGATGATGGAGAGTCAGTCATGTGACGCTgagccgccgcctcctcctaaACCTGAGCTCCGTTACCCTGGAATcaccagaggaaacacagagg AGTGCAGTCTGCTGAACAAAGCCCCTCCCACTCCCACCATGTACAAATACAGGCCGACCTACAGTCCTGGCAAGAACCACACCGCGCTCACACATGCTTACGCCaaccag TTAAGTCGAGGAGAGAGCGTTGGCAGCACTAgggactcctcctcctccacctcctccctcctccagtcCAGCCAGCAGCCTGGGTTCCGCTCGCAGCCCAGCCTGGACCGGCGGGACACATCGTCggacagagggggaggaggtgcggagaggagggagggaggcagaggggtggggggaggaggaggaggagggggcatGCCCGGCTACACCCTGGGCGGACGATCGTACCCCTCCTTCTCTGACCACACCGCCCTGTCGGGGGTGGCGTCGCGATCTTCCAGCTCCACGCACACCTCGGCGGGCACCGCCCACATCTCTGAGGCGACGACCTCGGCCAGCTTCAAGAGCTTAGCCAATCAGACTCCCCCTCCTCACAAGGCGTCTCGGAACGGGAGCCTGTCGTATGACAACCTGCTGGCTGGTGATGATTTTGACAAGGGGGTGTCGGCAGGTTCAGCAGCCCCTGAGGTTTCCTCCGGGAGACCCCACACACCAGCGGCAGGAGGCTACGGCACCTCGTACATGTCGTCGCAGCAGCGAGACGCCGACACGCTCACCCAGGCGACGCAGTccccccatcaccaccaccgcacctcccatcaccaccaccaccatcacccctTCCTCCACCGCTcgtcctcctctccaccacctcctccagagCGGGACCTCCAACTGGGCATGCGCCCTCTGTCCGCCAACCAGACCTCAGCTCCCGCCTCCTCCACAGCCCCGCCTCCcctacaccaccaccaccaccactcccatcaccaccaccaccactcccatcaccaccaccaccactcctcatcttcctccaaCACCTCCCACCCTCCCCGCTACGCCCCGCCCCATGCGCCACCCCACCACGCCTACCCCTACCGCACCCGCTCCACCGACGTCCCtcttggctcctcctcctccacgaccaccaccacccaccctCCTCCGCGCTCCCCACACGCGCCGCCTCTGGGCAAGTCGCTCTCGTACTCGAGCGCCGCCGCTGCCGAAATGCAATACCGGCTGGTCCGAAAGGCTTCTGCGTCAGCCGGAGCGAACGCGGCGggggtgggaggaggaggaagtgggggGATGGGAGGAGGCGGAATACAAGCGCCCAA
- the zdhhc5a gene encoding palmitoyltransferase ZDHHC5-A isoform X2: MPGGSSKSGGRGPSSSPLPHAVVPANRPLRPSRYVPVSAATFFLVGSTTLFFCFTCPWLSERFSVAVPIYNGVIFLFVLANFCMATFMDPGIFPRAEEDEDKEDDFRAPLYKTVEIRGIQVRMKWCSTCRFYRPPRCSHCSVCDNCVEDFDHHCPWVNNCIGRRNYRYFFLFLLSLTAHIMAVFGFGLLFILYHRQNIDRLHAIVTLAVMCVAGLFFIPVAGLTGFHIVLVARGRTTNEQVTGKFRGGVNPFTNGCVKNVSHVLCSSQAPRYLGRKKCVQSVCVQPPFLRPQLTDAQLAAKILDNGIQGELHRSRSSLEMMESQSCDAEPPPPPKPELRYPGITRGNTEECSLLNKAPPTPTMYKYRPTYSPGKNHTALTHAYANQLSRGESVGSTRDSSSSTSSLLQSSQQPGFRSQPSLDRRDTSSDRGGGGAERREGGRGVGGGGGGGGMPGYTLGGRSYPSFSDHTALSGVASRSSSSTHTSAGTAHISEATTSASFKSLANQTPPPHKASRNGSLSYDNLLAGDDFDKGVSAGSAAPEVSSGRPHTPAAGGYGTSYMSSQQRDADTLTQATQSPHHHHRTSHHHHHHHPFLHRSSSSPPPPPERDLQLGMRPLSANQTSAPASSTAPPPLHHHHHHSHHHHHHSHHHHHHSSSSSNTSHPPRYAPPHAPPHHAYPYRTRSTDVPLGSSSSTTTTTHPPPRSPHAPPLGKSLSYSSAAAAEMQYRLVRKASASAGANAAGVGGGGSGGMGGGGIQAPKFPG, translated from the exons atgccgGGTGGCAGTAGTAAGAGTGGAGGGCGGGGTCCATCCTCGTCCCCCCTCCCCCACGCCGTGGTCCCGGCCAACAGACCGCTGCGACCGTCCCGTTACGTCCCCGTGTCGGCAGCCACTTTCTTCCTCGTTGGTTCCACGACgctcttcttttgttttac ATGTCCGTGGCTGTCGGAACGTTTCTCCGTCGCTGTGCCGATCTACAATGGAGTCATCTTCCTGTTTGTTCTGGCCAACTTCTGTATGGCCACATTCATGGATCCTGGTATCTTCCCAAGAG ccgaggaggacgaggacaaaGAGGACGATTTCCGCGCTCCCCTCTACAAGACAGTGGAGATCCGAGGGATTCAGGTCCGGATGAAGTGGTGTTCGACGTGTCGCTTCTACAGGCCGCCGCGCTGCTCTCACTGCTCCGTCTGTGACAACTGTGTCGAG GACTTTGACCACCACTGTCCGTGGGTGAACAACTGCATTGGCAGGAGGAACTACCGttacttcttcctcttcctgctctcaCTGACGGCTCACATCATGGCCGTGTTTGGCTTTggcctcctcttcatcctctacCATCGGCAGAACATCGACCGCCTACACGCCATCGTCAC TCTGGCTGTGATGTGCGTCGCAGGCCTGTTCTTCATCCCTGTCGCTGGCCTCACTGGTTTCCACATCGTGCTCGTGGCCAGAGGCAGGACGACGAATGAACAG GTAACGGGGAAATTCAGAGGAGGAGTTAACCCTTTCACCAATGGCTGTGTGAAGAATGTCTCCCATGTCCTCTGCAGCTCACAGGCTCCCAG GTACCTGGGCAGGAAGAAgtgtgtgcagagtgtgtgcgtgcagcctCCGTTCCTGCGGCCTCAGCTGACCGACGCCCAGCTGGCGGCAAAGATCCTGGACAACGGGATCCAGGGGGAGCTGCATCGG TCCAGGTCCAGTCTGGAGATGATGGAGAGTCAGTCATGTGACGCTgagccgccgcctcctcctaaACCTGAGCTCCGTTACCCTGGAATcaccagaggaaacacagagg AGTGCAGTCTGCTGAACAAAGCCCCTCCCACTCCCACCATGTACAAATACAGGCCGACCTACAGTCCTGGCAAGAACCACACCGCGCTCACACATGCTTACGCCaaccag TTAAGTCGAGGAGAGAGCGTTGGCAGCACTAgggactcctcctcctccacctcctccctcctccagtcCAGCCAGCAGCCTGGGTTCCGCTCGCAGCCCAGCCTGGACCGGCGGGACACATCGTCggacagagggggaggaggtgcggagaggagggagggaggcagaggggtggggggaggaggaggaggagggggcatGCCCGGCTACACCCTGGGCGGACGATCGTACCCCTCCTTCTCTGACCACACCGCCCTGTCGGGGGTGGCGTCGCGATCTTCCAGCTCCACGCACACCTCGGCGGGCACCGCCCACATCTCTGAGGCGACGACCTCGGCCAGCTTCAAGAGCTTAGCCAATCAGACTCCCCCTCCTCACAAGGCGTCTCGGAACGGGAGCCTGTCGTATGACAACCTGCTGGCTGGTGATGATTTTGACAAGGGGGTGTCGGCAGGTTCAGCAGCCCCTGAGGTTTCCTCCGGGAGACCCCACACACCAGCGGCAGGAGGCTACGGCACCTCGTACATGTCGTCGCAGCAGCGAGACGCCGACACGCTCACCCAGGCGACGCAGTccccccatcaccaccaccgcacctcccatcaccaccaccaccatcacccctTCCTCCACCGCTcgtcctcctctccaccacctcctccagagCGGGACCTCCAACTGGGCATGCGCCCTCTGTCCGCCAACCAGACCTCAGCTCCCGCCTCCTCCACAGCCCCGCCTCCcctacaccaccaccaccaccactcccatcaccaccaccaccactcccatcaccaccaccaccactcctcatcttcctccaaCACCTCCCACCCTCCCCGCTACGCCCCGCCCCATGCGCCACCCCACCACGCCTACCCCTACCGCACCCGCTCCACCGACGTCCCtcttggctcctcctcctccacgaccaccaccacccaccctCCTCCGCGCTCCCCACACGCGCCGCCTCTGGGCAAGTCGCTCTCGTACTCGAGCGCCGCCGCTGCCGAAATGCAATACCGGCTGGTCCGAAAGGCTTCTGCGTCAGCCGGAGCGAACGCGGCGggggtgggaggaggaggaagtgggggGATGGGAGGAGGCGGAATACAAGCGCCCAA GTTTCCT